A DNA window from Castanea sativa cultivar Marrone di Chiusa Pesio chromosome 7, ASM4071231v1 contains the following coding sequences:
- the LOC142644308 gene encoding uncharacterized protein LOC142644308 has product MLEREFEKEIEALKEAEGNKTPGQCVFERFLNATFLCLIPKKINAINIKDFRPISLVGNLCKLLAKVLAHRLQGVLDKLIFDSQNSFVEGRQAYDHVNWNALFYLMEMMGFGARWSRWIKFLWSSLRGSFVSAFISYGYGSVEEQLLYVRMVLIFFEAITGLKVNVGKSEIVPVGDVGNLNSLARTSCYKVGTLPMNIWEAHYKDSSIWDPIIE; this is encoded by the exons ATGCtggagagagagtttgagaaggAGATTGAGGCTCTCAAGGAGGCAGAAGGCAATAAGACTCCTGG cCAGTGTGTTTTTGAGAGATTTCTTAATGCCACTTTTCTATGTTTGATCCCCAAGAAGATTAATGCAATAAATATTAAAGACTTTCGTCCTATTAGTCTTGTGGGCAACCTTTGTAAGCTTTTGGCTAAGGTGTTGGCTCATAGGCTACAAGGGGTtttggataaattgatatttgacTCTCAAAATTCCTTTGTGGAAGGGAGACAG gcttatgatcatgtgaactgGAATGCACTATTTTACCTTATGGAAATGATGGGCTTTGGAGCAAGGTGGAGTAGGTGGATAAAG ttcttGTGGTCTTCGCTAAGGGGATCTTTTGTCTCCGCTTTTATTTCTTATGGTTATGGAAGTGTTGA GGAACAATTATTATATGTGCGGATGGTGCTGATCTTCTTTGAAGCTATTACGGGCCTAAAAGTTAATGTAGGCAAGAGTGAGATTGTTCCTGTTGGCGATGTTGGGAATTTGAATAGTTTGGCTCGTACCTCGTGCTATAAGGTGGGCACTCTACCTATGAATATTTGGGAGGCACATTATAAGGATTCGTCAATTTGGGATCCTATTATAGAATAG